From the Paenibacillus sp. FSL H8-0548 genome, one window contains:
- a CDS encoding ornithine--oxo-acid transaminase — protein MNTGQKDIELAEQYGAHNYHPLPIVISRAEGVWVQNLEGTRYMDMLSAYSALNQGHCHPRIIAALKEQADKVTLTSRAFHNEMFGVFSERLAKYTGKERILPMNTGAEAVETAIKAARRWGYRTKLIPDGQAEIIVFEGNFHGRTLTVTSCSSTEAYREGFGPFTPGFRIIPYGDIAALRAAISPNTAAVLIEPIQGEAGICIPPNGFLSAVAELCKQNKVLLIADEIQTGFGRTGRRFACDWESVVPDIYIMGKALGGGVLPVSAIAADGFIMDVFEPGSHGSTFGGNPLSCAVAIAALDVIQEEQLADRSLRLGNYFMSKLAALRHPDIIEIRGRGLFIGIVLSTPARAYCEQLMQLGLLCKETHDYVIRLAPPLIITENEIDWAFDKIEAVFTNSNLAGA, from the coding sequence ATGAACACGGGACAGAAGGATATAGAGCTGGCAGAACAGTACGGCGCCCATAATTATCATCCCCTGCCGATCGTAATTAGCCGTGCTGAGGGTGTGTGGGTACAGAACTTAGAGGGCACACGCTATATGGATATGCTTAGTGCTTATTCGGCTTTAAATCAGGGGCATTGCCATCCGCGGATTATTGCTGCGTTAAAGGAGCAGGCGGATAAGGTTACCCTTACGTCGCGTGCTTTTCATAACGAAATGTTCGGTGTGTTCAGTGAGCGGCTTGCGAAATATACCGGCAAAGAGCGAATTCTTCCCATGAATACAGGAGCGGAGGCGGTTGAAACAGCGATAAAGGCTGCAAGGCGCTGGGGTTACCGCACCAAGCTTATACCGGATGGGCAAGCAGAAATTATTGTATTCGAAGGCAATTTTCACGGACGAACGCTGACGGTAACCTCATGCTCCTCGACAGAGGCTTATCGCGAAGGCTTCGGTCCCTTCACACCAGGCTTTCGAATCATTCCGTACGGCGATATCGCAGCATTAAGAGCCGCTATTTCGCCAAATACCGCCGCAGTGCTGATTGAGCCGATTCAAGGCGAAGCGGGCATATGTATTCCGCCTAATGGATTTCTTAGTGCTGTGGCTGAGCTTTGCAAGCAGAATAAGGTGCTGCTTATTGCCGATGAGATTCAAACGGGCTTTGGACGTACAGGTCGCCGCTTCGCATGTGATTGGGAGAGTGTTGTGCCGGACATCTATATTATGGGCAAGGCGCTTGGCGGAGGAGTACTGCCGGTTTCGGCAATTGCAGCTGATGGATTCATTATGGATGTATTTGAGCCGGGCTCTCACGGCTCGACCTTTGGCGGCAATCCTTTAAGCTGTGCTGTTGCCATTGCTGCACTGGATGTCATTCAAGAGGAGCAGCTGGCAGATCGATCGCTTAGGTTAGGGAATTATTTCATGAGCAAGCTTGCTGCGCTGCGGCATCCTGACATTATAGAAATTAGAGGACGCGGTCTATTTATCGGAATCGTGCTATCTACCCCTGCGAGAGCCTATTGTGAGCAATTGATGCAGCTTGGGCTGCTGTGCAAAGAAACCCATGACTATGTTATCCGACTGGCGCCACCGCTTATTATTACGGAAAATGAGATCGATTGGGCCTTTGATAAAATTGAAGCTGTCTTCACGAATAGCAACCTAGCAGGAGCGTGA
- the rocF gene encoding arginase: MSKQQVAIVTVPFGRGAGTTGAERGPEHIIQFAGLTDKLTDLNISYRLAGEVREPSKAKPLKTNNAKHLSEVYEMSNLLADQVSEIVAAGQFPLVLGGDHSIAIGTIAGLAEHYTNLGVIWFDAHSDLNTEDTSPSGNIHGMSLGISLGRGIPLLTGLRGIFPKIKPEHVAIVGARSLDAGEKESIRELGIACYTMHDIDRLGIARVMEKIIHQMKQMTDGVHISFDIDSIDPLEAPGTGTPVKGGLSYREAHLALEFLYQSALVTSAELVEVNPSLDHNDQTSKLAVELIASLLGDQIL; encoded by the coding sequence ATGAGCAAACAACAGGTAGCGATTGTGACGGTCCCATTTGGGAGAGGGGCGGGTACGACAGGAGCAGAACGAGGTCCAGAGCATATTATACAATTTGCGGGACTTACGGATAAGCTGACGGATCTGAATATCAGCTACCGGCTGGCGGGCGAGGTGCGCGAACCATCCAAGGCGAAGCCGCTGAAGACGAATAATGCGAAGCATCTATCTGAGGTATACGAGATGAGCAATCTGCTGGCGGATCAAGTGTCGGAAATCGTTGCAGCAGGACAGTTTCCGCTCGTGCTGGGCGGAGATCATAGCATTGCCATAGGGACGATTGCGGGACTTGCAGAGCATTATACGAATCTTGGCGTTATTTGGTTCGATGCCCATTCTGATTTGAATACGGAGGATACGAGTCCGTCAGGCAATATCCATGGCATGTCGCTTGGCATAAGTCTGGGGAGAGGTATTCCGCTGTTGACAGGTCTTAGGGGCATTTTTCCGAAAATAAAACCAGAGCATGTCGCTATTGTCGGAGCCAGATCTCTGGATGCAGGAGAGAAGGAATCTATTCGGGAGCTGGGTATTGCCTGCTATACGATGCATGATATTGACCGGCTTGGTATCGCAAGGGTCATGGAGAAGATCATTCATCAAATGAAGCAAATGACTGATGGCGTGCATATCAGCTTTGACATCGACAGTATTGATCCTCTCGAGGCGCCTGGCACTGGTACACCGGTGAAAGGCGGCTTAAGCTACCGTGAAGCGCATCTGGCACTTGAGTTTCTTTATCAATCAGCACTCGTCACATCAGCAGAGCTTGTAGAGGTAAACCCCAGCCTCGACCACAACGATCAGACGTCTAAGCTAGCTGTCGAGCTTATAGCCTCACTGCTTGGCGATCAAATATTGTGA
- a CDS encoding amidase family protein, which translates to MKLDLEKWIIEADIISMQTAMEAGLLCSEDLVNVYLDRIGKYDTELRSILEVNPDALEIARVLDKERTEKGSRGQLHGIPILLKDNIDTHDNMHTSAGSVALANSFAAKDSFVASQLRAAGAVLLGKANMTEWANFMSGSMWAGYSSRGGLVLNPYGPGELFIGGSSSGSAAAVAANLAAAAIGTETSGSIISPASQTCLVGLKPTIGLVSRTGIIPITNSQDTAGPMTRTVTDAAILLGALTGADERDAVTLTGAKHAYRDYTPFLDADYIKQARIGVPRFYYEHLDEDRLAVIEAAITDLKEVGATIIDPVELACEQTDWQWHVLRYEFKKYINDYLGGLDESVPVHSLSELIAFNEANAEIALKYGQDTLLSAEETSGTLTEQEYLDSLEQNKEMAGKQGIDYAIKKYRLDALLFLGDEEGDDIAARAGYPVITVPGGVAHKGVIAPGGYTTKGPQGITFIGTAFSEPTLIKLAYGYEQTTKHRFSPVVGKG; encoded by the coding sequence ATGAAGCTGGATTTGGAGAAATGGATCATAGAAGCGGATATTATAAGTATGCAGACGGCTATGGAAGCGGGCTTGCTATGCTCAGAGGATTTAGTGAACGTATATTTGGATCGAATCGGAAAATATGATACGGAGCTTCGCTCGATATTGGAAGTTAACCCCGATGCGTTAGAAATTGCTAGGGTTTTAGATAAGGAACGAACCGAGAAGGGGAGCAGAGGACAGCTGCACGGAATTCCAATATTGCTGAAGGATAATATTGATACGCATGATAACATGCATACAAGCGCGGGCTCGGTGGCTTTAGCAAATTCATTTGCTGCTAAGGATTCCTTTGTCGCTTCGCAATTGCGTGCGGCGGGAGCTGTGCTGCTCGGCAAAGCAAATATGACGGAGTGGGCAAACTTTATGTCAGGCTCCATGTGGGCGGGATACAGCTCAAGAGGCGGGCTTGTCCTTAATCCCTATGGACCCGGCGAGCTGTTCATTGGCGGCTCCAGCTCTGGATCAGCCGCTGCGGTTGCTGCGAATTTGGCAGCTGCTGCGATCGGAACGGAAACCTCCGGCTCGATTATTAGTCCTGCCAGCCAAACCTGCCTTGTTGGGCTTAAACCAACGATTGGGCTAGTCAGCCGAACGGGAATTATCCCCATTACGAATAGTCAAGACACTGCTGGCCCAATGACGAGAACGGTGACGGATGCAGCTATTCTGCTGGGAGCGTTGACCGGGGCGGATGAGAGGGACGCGGTCACATTGACGGGAGCGAAGCACGCCTACCGGGACTATACGCCGTTCTTAGATGCTGATTATATTAAGCAGGCACGAATCGGAGTGCCGCGCTTTTATTATGAGCATTTGGACGAGGATAGGCTTGCGGTTATTGAAGCGGCGATAACGGATTTAAAGGAAGTTGGGGCGACCATTATTGATCCGGTTGAGCTAGCATGCGAGCAGACCGATTGGCAGTGGCATGTTCTACGCTATGAGTTCAAAAAATATATTAATGATTACTTGGGAGGGCTCGATGAATCTGTTCCGGTTCATTCTCTTTCAGAGCTAATTGCCTTCAATGAAGCGAATGCGGAGATCGCTTTGAAATACGGACAGGATACGCTGCTTTCGGCCGAGGAAACAAGCGGCACGCTTACTGAACAGGAGTATCTCGATAGTCTAGAGCAAAACAAAGAGATGGCTGGCAAGCAAGGCATTGATTATGCAATCAAGAAGTACCGTTTAGATGCGCTGCTGTTTCTTGGCGACGAGGAAGGCGACGATATTGCCGCTCGGGCAGGTTATCCTGTGATCACCGTGCCTGGAGGAGTCGCGCATAAGGGTGTCATAGCTCCTGGGGGCTATACAACCAAAGGACCGCAGGGTATCACGTTTATAGGAACTGCATTCAGCGAGCCGACTTTAATTAAACTAGCGTATGGCTATGAGCAGACGACCAAGCATCGGTTTTCTCCTGTGGTTGGGAAAGGTTAG
- a CDS encoding DUF6509 family protein has translation MFTVTEYSAELMKDPFGILTGKRYEFSLDLAVEEDDELFHDEGVTLRVVYVVEEDSARIAKYEFLTTSSNKYIDFELEEDEEKMVFAFCQEHFDSSKG, from the coding sequence ATGTTTACTGTAACTGAATATAGCGCTGAATTGATGAAGGATCCCTTTGGTATTTTGACGGGGAAGCGATATGAATTTAGTCTCGATCTTGCTGTAGAAGAGGATGACGAGCTGTTCCACGATGAAGGCGTGACGCTTCGCGTCGTTTATGTTGTTGAAGAAGACAGCGCTAGAATCGCAAAATATGAGTTTTTGACAACCTCTTCGAATAAGTATATCGATTTTGAGTTGGAAGAGGATGAGGAGAAAATGGTGTTTGCATTTTGTCAGGAGCATTTTGACAGCTCTAAGGGATAA
- a CDS encoding manganese-dependent inorganic pyrophosphatase yields the protein MTKTLIFGHKNPDTDTITSAIAYAELKTKLGADVEAIRLGDVNGETQYALDYFGIAAPRLIENVADETDTVILVDHNERQQSANDIDRVRVLEVIDHHRIANFETSHPVYFRAEPVGCTATILNKLYKENGVAIRKEIAGLMLSAIISDSLLFKSPTCTEQDVAAARELAEIAGVNADSYGLDMLKAGADLSDKTIAQLISLDAKEFAMGSYKVEIAQVNAVDTNDVISRQAELEAALNDIIATKGLDLFVLVVTDILNNDSVALALGTQAHAVEKAYNVTLTDNKALLKGVVSRKSQIVPVLTETLSSL from the coding sequence ATGACTAAAACACTTATTTTCGGGCACAAAAACCCGGATACAGACACGATTACATCAGCTATCGCTTACGCTGAGCTGAAAACTAAGCTAGGTGCTGACGTTGAGGCGATTCGTCTTGGCGACGTGAATGGCGAAACGCAATACGCGCTTGACTATTTTGGCATTGCAGCGCCTCGTTTGATTGAGAACGTTGCTGACGAGACCGATACGGTCATTTTGGTTGACCATAACGAGCGCCAACAAAGCGCTAATGATATCGATAGAGTACGTGTGCTTGAGGTTATTGACCACCACCGTATCGCTAATTTCGAGACAAGCCACCCCGTTTATTTCCGCGCGGAGCCTGTTGGCTGTACAGCTACAATTTTGAATAAATTGTACAAAGAGAACGGCGTAGCCATTCGTAAAGAAATTGCTGGCCTAATGCTTTCAGCAATTATTTCGGATTCCTTGCTGTTCAAATCACCAACTTGCACAGAGCAAGATGTTGCAGCAGCACGCGAGCTTGCTGAAATTGCTGGCGTTAACGCGGATAGCTACGGACTGGACATGCTTAAAGCAGGTGCAGACCTAAGCGACAAAACCATTGCTCAGCTGATTTCCCTTGATGCGAAAGAATTCGCAATGGGCAGCTACAAAGTAGAAATCGCACAAGTTAATGCGGTGGATACAAACGATGTTATTTCCCGTCAAGCAGAGCTGGAAGCTGCGCTAAATGACATTATCGCAACTAAGGGTCTTGATCTGTTCGTGCTTGTCGTAACGGATATTTTGAACAACGATTCCGTAGCGCTTGCACTTGGTACTCAAGCTCATGCAGTAGAGAAAGCTTATAACGTGACTTTGACTGATAACAAAGCTCTATTGAAGGGCGTTGTATCCCGCAAATCGCAAATCGTTCCAGTCCTTACTGAAACGCTTAGCAGCCTGTAA
- a CDS encoding methyl-accepting chemotaxis protein: MNRLLTRMVLFFSSLILLAGAVLGFTIYRSSTGLVENSLGAQAQLVAENAARLIDSESYEELSVEAGETAYYTKLRSELNELREMNGLKYLYTLAKTEQDGKPVYYYVVDGAPLDVDPEDFSALGDTEENEYPHMVKAFAEGKTEIGELSNDPQYGATITAYVPIKNGAGELIGLVGADFDATNVFTLMDDNKKATLFITLSIIAAGIVLVFLMATYLTRPLIKLTSQVAKVREGDMTVVINTSRKDEIGHLANTFDQLVTNTRTVISKMRDNSEKLLTSSKGVSAHAKSTTEASRLIAASIQDASGGASIQVIRAADMSKAVVGMTHNMLRITESASIVSDVAQGTMEHTEHGNELIVQAMTEMESIHDTAAQMLEATRRLESRSGEIGEITTVMAGIAKQTNLLALNAAIEAAHAGVNGKGFAVVAEEVRKLATQSQNSATLIGELINAILEQTSQLSSDMESNARKVESGLHLVKDAGHAFQLIVTGLEQVNMQLQEVSSASEEVSAESEEVAASVDEMERISRQAAQHFEGIAVNSGAQIVSMDEVSTSAENIRSMSDELTSLNKRFIV; encoded by the coding sequence TTGAATCGCTTATTAACGAGAATGGTTCTGTTTTTTTCTAGTCTCATTTTACTTGCAGGTGCCGTGCTGGGGTTTACTATTTATCGTTCATCGACGGGGCTTGTTGAAAACTCTTTGGGAGCGCAAGCGCAGCTTGTAGCAGAGAATGCAGCTAGGTTGATTGATTCGGAGTCTTATGAAGAGCTCAGCGTCGAGGCGGGGGAAACCGCGTATTATACGAAGCTGCGTTCCGAGCTGAATGAGCTTCGAGAAATGAATGGCTTGAAATATCTGTACACGCTTGCAAAAACAGAGCAGGATGGCAAACCTGTCTATTATTACGTTGTGGATGGAGCGCCGCTGGATGTAGACCCTGAAGACTTCTCAGCTTTAGGCGATACGGAGGAGAACGAATATCCGCATATGGTGAAAGCATTTGCTGAAGGAAAAACGGAAATCGGAGAATTGTCGAATGATCCGCAATATGGAGCGACCATAACCGCTTACGTTCCCATTAAGAACGGGGCTGGTGAGCTGATCGGTCTTGTCGGTGCTGATTTTGACGCTACAAATGTGTTCACACTTATGGATGATAACAAGAAGGCGACGTTATTTATAACTTTAAGTATTATCGCAGCAGGAATCGTTCTCGTCTTTCTAATGGCGACATATTTGACTCGGCCTTTAATTAAGCTTACGTCACAGGTTGCCAAAGTGAGAGAGGGAGATATGACGGTCGTCATTAACACAAGCCGCAAGGATGAAATTGGGCATCTGGCAAACACATTTGATCAGCTGGTTACGAATACTAGAACGGTTATCAGCAAAATGCGGGACAATTCGGAGAAACTGCTTACGTCCTCGAAGGGGGTATCCGCGCATGCTAAATCTACGACAGAAGCGAGTCGCTTGATCGCGGCGAGTATTCAGGATGCGTCAGGCGGCGCCAGCATTCAGGTAATCCGAGCGGCGGATATGTCCAAAGCTGTAGTAGGCATGACGCACAATATGCTGCGCATTACAGAATCAGCTTCCATTGTTTCGGATGTGGCGCAAGGGACGATGGAGCATACCGAGCACGGCAATGAGCTTATTGTGCAGGCGATGACCGAGATGGAATCGATCCATGATACGGCTGCACAAATGCTGGAAGCAACAAGAAGGCTGGAGAGCCGCTCAGGTGAAATTGGAGAAATTACAACGGTGATGGCAGGTATCGCGAAGCAGACGAATTTGCTAGCGCTAAATGCGGCTATCGAAGCTGCACATGCGGGAGTTAACGGCAAAGGGTTTGCTGTTGTGGCGGAGGAGGTGCGCAAGCTTGCGACACAATCACAAAATTCAGCTACGTTAATTGGTGAATTAATTAACGCTATCCTGGAGCAAACCTCACAATTGTCCTCGGACATGGAGTCGAATGCGCGGAAGGTCGAGTCAGGGCTTCATCTTGTGAAGGATGCAGGCCATGCTTTTCAATTGATTGTAACGGGACTAGAGCAGGTGAATATGCAGCTGCAGGAGGTATCCTCCGCTTCAGAGGAGGTTTCTGCGGAATCGGAGGAGGTAGCGGCTTCTGTTGACGAAATGGAGCGGATCTCACGACAGGCGGCCCAGCATTTTGAAGGGATTGCGGTGAATTCCGGTGCACAGATCGTTTCGATGGATGAAGTAAGCACCTCAGCAGAGAATATTCGCTCGATGTCTGACGAGCTTACCTCTCTGAATAAGCGCTTTATTGTATAG
- the pruA gene encoding L-glutamate gamma-semialdehyde dehydrogenase: MREPFQNEPFTDFSVVDHVVDFQEALRKVEAELGQEYTLKIGPNRIETIQKRKSINPSDVGQLVGIVSQADTVLAHKAILAAVSAFDSWKQVAPLARARVLYKAAAMLRRRKHEFSAWLVYEAGKSWAEADADTAEAIDFLEFYGREMERLADRQPVVALGGEDNELVYIPLGVGIIIPPWNFPLAIMAGMTMAAVVAGNTVVLKPASATAVIAAKFVELLEAAGLPDGVVNFLPGAGSEVGDFLVEHPLTRFVCFTGSREIGIRINEKASLIQQDQKWLKRVVAEMGGKDTIIVDQDADLDLAADAITASAFGYAGQKCSACSRAVVHELVYDEVIEKVVARTKQLKLGKANEQSTYVGPVIDERAYLSILKYIEVGRSEGIIVHGGKIGDSSGYFIEPTIIKDIAPDDRIAQEEIFGPVLAFIKAESFDEALTIANNTEYGLTGAVISRNRSRLEQAREQFHVGNLYINRKCTGALVGAHPFGGFNMSGTDSKAGGRDYLLLFTQAKVISERF, from the coding sequence ATGCGGGAGCCATTTCAAAATGAGCCCTTTACCGATTTTTCGGTAGTGGATCATGTTGTTGATTTTCAGGAGGCGCTGCGCAAGGTTGAAGCGGAGCTGGGGCAGGAATATACGCTGAAGATTGGCCCGAATCGAATTGAGACGATACAAAAGCGGAAATCGATAAATCCTTCCGACGTAGGTCAGCTTGTCGGTATCGTATCGCAGGCAGATACAGTGCTTGCTCATAAGGCGATTCTTGCAGCAGTCTCTGCCTTTGACAGCTGGAAGCAGGTAGCCCCGCTCGCAAGAGCGAGAGTGCTTTATAAGGCTGCGGCTATGCTGCGGCGCCGCAAGCATGAATTTTCTGCATGGCTCGTATACGAAGCAGGAAAAAGCTGGGCCGAGGCGGATGCGGATACAGCAGAAGCGATTGATTTTCTTGAGTTTTATGGAAGAGAGATGGAGCGTCTGGCTGATCGACAGCCGGTTGTCGCGCTTGGCGGCGAGGATAATGAGCTTGTCTATATCCCGCTTGGCGTGGGTATTATTATTCCTCCATGGAACTTTCCGCTTGCCATAATGGCAGGCATGACAATGGCTGCAGTCGTCGCTGGCAATACAGTTGTATTAAAGCCAGCCAGCGCAACAGCCGTCATTGCAGCCAAGTTTGTTGAGCTGCTAGAGGCTGCGGGCCTGCCTGATGGTGTTGTGAATTTCCTGCCAGGCGCGGGCAGCGAGGTGGGTGATTTTCTGGTAGAACACCCGTTAACCCGTTTTGTATGCTTTACAGGCTCGCGGGAGATCGGGATCCGTATTAACGAGAAAGCATCGCTTATTCAACAGGATCAGAAATGGCTGAAGCGTGTAGTTGCGGAAATGGGCGGCAAGGATACGATTATCGTGGATCAGGACGCGGATCTTGATCTCGCTGCCGATGCGATTACGGCTTCTGCCTTCGGCTACGCAGGACAGAAATGCTCGGCGTGCTCGCGAGCCGTCGTGCATGAGCTTGTCTATGACGAGGTCATTGAGAAGGTTGTCGCAAGAACGAAGCAGCTTAAGCTTGGCAAAGCAAACGAGCAAAGCACCTATGTAGGGCCAGTTATTGATGAGAGAGCTTACCTAAGTATTTTAAAATATATCGAGGTTGGACGCAGTGAAGGCATTATCGTGCATGGCGGTAAAATTGGAGACAGCAGCGGTTATTTTATTGAGCCGACTATTATTAAGGACATTGCTCCGGATGATCGAATTGCGCAGGAGGAAATATTCGGTCCCGTATTAGCGTTTATCAAAGCCGAGAGCTTTGATGAGGCGCTTACTATTGCCAACAACACCGAGTATGGCTTAACGGGTGCGGTCATCTCGCGAAACCGCAGCCGGCTGGAGCAAGCCCGTGAGCAATTTCATGTAGGCAATCTGTATATTAATCGAAAATGTACAGGAGCACTGGTCGGTGCTCATCCCTTTGGGGGCTTTAATATGTCAGGCACAGACTCCAAGGCAGGCGGGCGTGATTATTTGCTGCTCTTTACGCAGGCTAAGGTGATATCCGAAAGGTTCTAA